One Glycine max cultivar Williams 82 chromosome 4, Glycine_max_v4.0, whole genome shotgun sequence DNA segment encodes these proteins:
- the LOC100790055 gene encoding protein TAPETUM DETERMINANT 1 — MEAPSVRRIAVVVFVTVSVFSIALVAVLTDFGGGGGGTLTDTMAAVSLSRGLDEVTNTFLPNSHRKLLTSGNGNERVEPNRIWGEKCSKSDVVINQGPTAPLPSGIPTYTVEIMNMCVSGCDISGIHLRCGWFSSARLINPKLFKRLRYNDCLVNDGRPLINGATISFQYANTFLYPLSVSSVVCV; from the exons ATGGAAGCGCCTTCGGTTCGACGAATCGCTGTCGTCGTCTTCGTAACCGTCTCCGTCTTCTCCATCGCACTCGTTGCCGTTTTGACAG ATTTtggcggcggcggcggtggGACTCTCACCGATACCATGGCGGCGGTGTCCTTGTCGCGTGGTTTGGATGAAGTAACCAACACGTTCCTCCCTAATTCGCATCGCAAACTCCTTACCAGTG GCAATGGCAATGAAAGAGTGGAACCAAACCGAATATGGGGCGAGAAGTGCAGCAAAAGTGATGTAGTGATAAACCAGGGCCCCACAGCACCTCTCCCAAGTGGCATTCCGACCTACACAGTAGAGATAATGAACATGTGCGTGAGTGGATGCGACATCTCTGGCATACACCTCAGATGCGGCTGGTTCAGCTCTGCACGCCTAATCAACCCTAAGCTCTTCAAGCGCCTCCGTTACAACGACTGCCTCGTCAATGATGGCAGGCCCTTGATCAACGGTGCCACcatttcattccagtatgccaaCACCTTCCTCTACCCTCTCTCAGTTTCCTCTGTTGTCTGTGTATGA